Genomic segment of Myxococcus stipitatus:
CGCCGGAGCGGTGATTTCACCGAAATAGCGGTGACGCGACGGCTGACGACATTCCAACCCATTGGATTCATTAGCACCACGGAAGCGGCACGACGCGTGCTCTGGGGCGAAGGGCCTCACCCCCAGAGGAGCTTCCGAATGAAGACGCGTTCACTGTTGCTGACGACGGTGCTGTTGAGTGGTTCCGCCTTCGCCGCCAATCCCCCACCCCTCACCACGGACACCGGTTCGGCGGTGGGCACCAACCAGAACTCCAAGACGGCGGGCGCCCACGGCGGCGTCCTGCTGGAGGACTTCCACCTCATCGAGAAGCTGGCGCGGTTCGACCGCGAGCGAATCCCCGAGCGCGTCGTCCATGCCCGAGGCACCGGGGCGTACGGCGTCTTCGAGAGCTACGGCAACTTCTCCCACCTGACGCGCGCGTCTGTCTTCGCGAGCAAGGGGAAGAAGACGCCCGTGTTCGTGCGCTTCTCCACCGTCATCCATCCGTCCGGCTCGCCGGAGACGTTGAGGGATCCACGGGGCTTCGCCATCAAGTTCTACACGGACGATGGCAACTGGGACCTGGTGGGCAACAACCTGCCGGTCTTCTTCATCCGGGACGCCATCAAGTTCCCGGACATGGTGCACTCGCTGAAGCCGTCGCCCTACAACAACAAGCAGGACCCGAACCGCTTCTTCGACTTCTTCTCCCACCTGCCCGAGTCCACGCACATGCTGACGCAGGTGTACTCGGACATCGGGATTCCGGCGAACTACCGCCAGATGAACGGGCACGGCGTCCACGCGTTCAAGTTCGTCAACGCGAAGGGCGAGTACCGCTACGTGAAGTTCAACTGGGCCTCGCAGCAGGGCATCAAGAGCCTGACGGCCGAGGAGGCCGCGCGCACGGCCAGCGAGGACCACCAGCACGCCACCACGGACCTCTACACCTCCATTGGCGCGGGCAAGTTCCCCGCGTGGGAGTTGTCCGCGCAGGTGCTGGACCCGAAGGACCTGGACGCCTTCACCTTCAACCCGCTGGACCCGACGAAGGTGTGGCCCGAGGACAAGGTTCCATCCATCAAGGTGGGCCGGTTCGTCCTCAACAAGATGCCGGACAACTTCTTCGAGGAGACCGAGCAGGCCGCGTTCTCCCCCGGCGTGCAGCCCCCTGGCATCGAGCCCTCCGAGGACCGCCTCCTCCAAGGGCGGCTCTTCTCCTACGCGGACACGCAGCGCTACCGCGTGGGCGTCAACTACCAGTCCTTGCCGGTCAACCGGGCCCGCGCCTCGGTGAGCAACAACAACCAGGCGGGCGGAATGAACTCCAGCAACACGAAGTCGACCGTGAACTACGAGCCGAGCATCACCCGCGAGACGCAGGACGCGCCTTCGTACCTGCTGTCGCGCGCTCCGCTCTCCGGCACCACGCAGCAGCAGCCCATCGAGAAGACGGACAACTTCTCGCAGGCCGGCGCCTTCTACACGTCGCTGGACCCGGCCGCGCGAGACCGACTGGTGAAGAACCTGGCGGCCGACCTGAACCAGGTCCGTGATGCCCGCGTGAAGGCGCGCATGGTCGGCCACTTCTACGTCGCCAACGTGGAGTACGGCACGAAGCTCGCCAACGCGGTGGGCGTGAAGGTCGACGACGCGCGCGCCGCGGTGGCAACGCTCGCCTCGCGCTGAGCGCGGAGGGATTCAGCCTGGCTCCAGCACCTCGCGCGCTGGAGCCCTCTCCTGACAGAGGACCGGGGCCTGGTGCTGTGCACTTCTGCCCCGGTCTTCCCATCGACTTCGTCCCGGAGGACGACCATGTTTCGCAAGCTGATGCTGGGGACGCTGGGCCTGCTGGTGCTGGTGTTCGCGGTGCTGACCGCCGCGTGGTGGTCTCTTCGAGCGGAGCCCGCGCCTCAAGGCCGCCTGCTGGCCACCAGTGAAGCGGAGCGGTACCTGCTCGCCGCCGCGCGCGTGGGTGACGCGGAGGTCGTCTCTGGCTTGCTCAAGGCCGGCACGCCCGTGGAGGCGCGTGATGCGCGGGGCTTCTCGCCCCTCATCCTCGCGGCGTACCACGGGCACCTCGACACGGTGCGCGTGCTGCTCTCGGCCGGCGCGGATGCCTGCGCGGGCGACAAGCGGGGCAACACCGCGCTGATGGGCGCGGCCTTCAAGGGCCACGGCGACATCGTCGCGCTGCTCAATCAGCAGCCGTGCGCGGTGGACCAGACCAACAGCCTGGGGCAGACGGCCCTGATGTTCGCGTCCCTCTTCGGGCGACAAGAGGTCGTCGACCAGCTCCGCGAGAAGGGCGCCTCTCCCGATGCACGGGATGACAGCGGCCGCAGCGCCCAGGACTGGGCCCAGACGCAGCACGCGCCTCAAGCCCCGGTGGCCCCCGCTCCCACGGGCGCGGCCTCGTCGGCGGCTCGCTAGGCCCGCTTCCCGTTCGAGCCCGTGGCGACATCCACGCGGGCTCGCGGGAGACGTGGAGGCGAGGGCTTCACGCCCCCGCCCGACCGGGACTCAGACGTAGCGCGTGGCGAAGAGTTGGAGGAGCGCGGGCTCGGTGCGCAGCAGCGCCAACGTCAGCGACGCATGGCCGGGCACGAAGCCGTTGCCCACCAGCATGGTGACGTCCTTGCCCACGCCCTCGGCGCCGAGCGCCGCGGTGGTGAAGCTGGTCGCCATGGAGAAGAAGATGGCCGTTCCGCCATCCTTCACCGAGAGGATAGTCGCCATCTCCGTGTTGCCCACGCTGGCGCAGTTCACCACCAGGTCGCAGAGCTGTCCCTGGGTGGCCTGGCTCACCGCCTCCATCACGTCCACGCCCTGCGTGGCATCCACCTTCAGCGCCACGTCACACAGGCCCATGGACGACAGCACATCCAGCGCGGGCTGAGACACGTCCAGCGCGATGAGCTTGCCCCGGCTCTCCAGGTTGCGCCGAGCCTGCGCCAGACACAGCGCACCGCTCTTGCCCGCGCCCAGCACGGCCACCGTCATCCCAGGCTTCACGTAGCGCGCCACCAGCGCGGGAGCACCACACACGTCCAGCGCCGCCAGCGCCAGCGTGTCGGGGATGTCCGACGGCAGCTTCGCGTAGATGCCGCTGGAGAAGAGCAGCGCGTGGCCTCGGATGTCGACGCGGTCGATGTCCACGTGGACCGCCTTCACCTCTTCAATCACCAGCGGCGTCAGCGTCAGGCTCACCAGCGTGGCGATGCGGTCGCCCACCTGGAGCTGCTCGCGCGCCGGGTGCTTCGCGCCCATCTCCTTCACCCGGCCAATCAGCATGCCTCCCGAGCCGGTGACGGGGTTCTGCATCTTGCCCCGCTCGCGGACAATCTCCTGGATGCGCTCGCCGATGCGCGCCGGGTCCCCTCCCACCTCGCCCTTGATCTGCTTGAAGGACGCAGCGTCGATGTTGAGGCTCTCCACATCGATGAGCATCTCCGTGTCACGGCACGGCAGCGAGGGGTCCAGCTTCCGAGCGCGCTGCGGCAGCACCCCCTTCTCGCCGACGACGCGGGACAGCCCGTAGAGGTCGTTGCTCATGGTCTCATCTCCCTGAAGGTCTTTCGCGCCGTCCACCGGGACACCG
This window contains:
- a CDS encoding catalase, producing the protein MKTRSLLLTTVLLSGSAFAANPPPLTTDTGSAVGTNQNSKTAGAHGGVLLEDFHLIEKLARFDRERIPERVVHARGTGAYGVFESYGNFSHLTRASVFASKGKKTPVFVRFSTVIHPSGSPETLRDPRGFAIKFYTDDGNWDLVGNNLPVFFIRDAIKFPDMVHSLKPSPYNNKQDPNRFFDFFSHLPESTHMLTQVYSDIGIPANYRQMNGHGVHAFKFVNAKGEYRYVKFNWASQQGIKSLTAEEAARTASEDHQHATTDLYTSIGAGKFPAWELSAQVLDPKDLDAFTFNPLDPTKVWPEDKVPSIKVGRFVLNKMPDNFFEETEQAAFSPGVQPPGIEPSEDRLLQGRLFSYADTQRYRVGVNYQSLPVNRARASVSNNNQAGGMNSSNTKSTVNYEPSITRETQDAPSYLLSRAPLSGTTQQQPIEKTDNFSQAGAFYTSLDPAARDRLVKNLAADLNQVRDARVKARMVGHFYVANVEYGTKLANAVGVKVDDARAAVATLASR
- a CDS encoding ankyrin repeat domain-containing protein; protein product: MFRKLMLGTLGLLVLVFAVLTAAWWSLRAEPAPQGRLLATSEAERYLLAAARVGDAEVVSGLLKAGTPVEARDARGFSPLILAAYHGHLDTVRVLLSAGADACAGDKRGNTALMGAAFKGHGDIVALLNQQPCAVDQTNSLGQTALMFASLFGRQEVVDQLREKGASPDARDDSGRSAQDWAQTQHAPQAPVAPAPTGAASSAAR
- a CDS encoding L-erythro-3,5-diaminohexanoate dehydrogenase, giving the protein MSNDLYGLSRVVGEKGVLPQRARKLDPSLPCRDTEMLIDVESLNIDAASFKQIKGEVGGDPARIGERIQEIVRERGKMQNPVTGSGGMLIGRVKEMGAKHPAREQLQVGDRIATLVSLTLTPLVIEEVKAVHVDIDRVDIRGHALLFSSGIYAKLPSDIPDTLALAALDVCGAPALVARYVKPGMTVAVLGAGKSGALCLAQARRNLESRGKLIALDVSQPALDVLSSMGLCDVALKVDATQGVDVMEAVSQATQGQLCDLVVNCASVGNTEMATILSVKDGGTAIFFSMATSFTTAALGAEGVGKDVTMLVGNGFVPGHASLTLALLRTEPALLQLFATRYV